Proteins found in one Micromonospora sp. WMMD1082 genomic segment:
- a CDS encoding urease accessory protein UreD, which translates to MRATARLVARADRHGRTVLAELRGESPLLLRQIPSRGGAAGDSGAGGAGGAGGGGVTVYVVGGAAGPLAGDDLRLDVEVGPGAVVRVHTVAASIALPGRSGAPSRMLVRAAVAGGATLHWLPEQLVAAAGCAHVADSRVEVADGGTLHWRDELICGRHGEQPGNAEINTWVDLAGRPLLRQSLAVGPDAPGWAGPAVLAGAPATGSLLVVDPTRPAEPPEVRGTLARLPLANAPATLWTATAPDAHTLRAYLDPVDLGTPTPRRGQFRTKIS; encoded by the coding sequence ATGCGGGCCACCGCCCGGCTGGTGGCCCGCGCCGACCGGCACGGCCGCACCGTCTTGGCCGAGCTGCGCGGCGAGAGCCCGCTGCTGCTACGCCAGATCCCGTCCCGCGGAGGCGCTGCCGGCGATTCCGGTGCTGGCGGTGCCGGCGGTGCCGGCGGTGGCGGCGTCACGGTGTATGTCGTCGGCGGCGCGGCCGGGCCGCTCGCCGGCGACGACCTGCGGCTGGACGTCGAGGTGGGGCCCGGCGCGGTGGTGCGGGTGCACACCGTGGCCGCCTCGATCGCACTGCCCGGCCGTTCCGGCGCGCCCTCCCGGATGCTGGTCCGCGCGGCCGTCGCCGGCGGGGCGACGCTGCACTGGCTGCCCGAGCAACTGGTCGCGGCCGCCGGCTGCGCACACGTCGCCGATTCCCGGGTGGAGGTGGCCGACGGGGGCACCCTGCACTGGCGTGACGAGCTGATCTGCGGCCGGCACGGCGAGCAGCCCGGCAACGCCGAGATCAACACCTGGGTCGATCTGGCCGGTCGGCCCCTGCTGCGGCAGTCCCTCGCGGTCGGGCCGGATGCTCCCGGCTGGGCCGGTCCGGCGGTGCTGGCCGGCGCACCCGCCACCGGCTCGCTGCTGGTGGTCGACCCGACCCGCCCCGCCGAGCCACCGGAGGTGCGCGGGACACTGGCCCGCCTCCCGCTCGCCAACGCCCCAGCCACCCTCTGGACCGCCACCGCCCCCGACGCGCACACCCTGCGCGCGTACCTGGATCCGGTAGATCTTGGTACGCCGACGCCCCGGCGGGGGCAGTTTCGTACCAAGATCTCATGA
- a CDS encoding maleylpyruvate isomerase N-terminal domain-containing protein, which produces MIRDAYLAAADIATTLLGTPRLAERWARPSALRGYSTGGVARHLANQITRTAELLDAPPGRTAIGVLAHFTGSAWVTTGADSEDNVDIRSRSERAAAATTAGRLVIEVDAALTELRRTVPAQPVGRVVDLGEWGLTVDDFLLTRLMELVVHTDDLAVSLDLPTPEMPAAATELTIDLLTRIAAWRHGSLAVVRALSRRERAPETITAL; this is translated from the coding sequence ATGATCCGCGACGCTTACCTCGCTGCCGCCGATATCGCCACCACGCTGCTGGGTACGCCCCGGCTGGCCGAGCGCTGGGCGAGGCCGAGCGCCCTGCGGGGCTACTCCACCGGCGGGGTGGCCCGGCACCTCGCCAACCAGATCACCCGTACGGCGGAGCTGCTCGACGCTCCACCGGGGCGCACCGCGATCGGAGTGCTGGCACACTTCACCGGCAGCGCCTGGGTGACCACCGGTGCCGACAGCGAGGACAACGTCGACATCCGCAGCCGGAGCGAGCGGGCCGCCGCCGCGACCACCGCCGGCCGGCTCGTCATCGAGGTCGACGCGGCCCTGACCGAGCTGCGCCGCACCGTGCCGGCACAGCCGGTGGGACGGGTCGTCGACCTCGGCGAGTGGGGTCTGACCGTCGACGATTTTCTGCTCACCCGCCTGATGGAGCTGGTCGTGCACACCGACGACCTGGCGGTCAGCCTCGACCTTCCGACGCCCGAGATGCCAGCCGCCGCCACCGAGCTGACAATCGACCTGCTCACCCGCATCGCCGCGTGGCGACACGGCTCCCTCGCGGTGGTCCGCGCGCTGTCCCGCCGGGAACGCGCCCCGGAGACCATCACCGCCCTCTGA
- a CDS encoding MerR family transcriptional regulator gives MRIGEASRASGVSARSLRYYEDEGLIVPGRCGNGYRDYCRSTIDQVRVIRSLLESGLPVRLIKDVLPHLAAEPDADLRDVCAEFLREVRRYRDQLAARIASLSDQQAALDAYLHEARPAEPMTGT, from the coding sequence ATGAGGATCGGCGAAGCCTCCCGGGCCAGCGGTGTGAGTGCCAGGTCTCTGCGGTACTACGAGGACGAGGGCTTGATCGTCCCCGGTCGGTGCGGCAACGGCTACCGTGACTACTGCCGGTCCACCATCGACCAGGTCCGCGTCATCCGTTCGCTGCTGGAGTCTGGGCTCCCCGTGCGGTTGATCAAGGATGTCCTGCCCCACCTCGCTGCTGAGCCTGACGCTGACCTGCGCGACGTGTGCGCGGAGTTTCTGCGGGAGGTGCGGAGGTACCGCGATCAGCTCGCCGCGCGCATCGCCAGTCTCAGCGATCAGCAGGCGGCACTCGACGCCTACCTGCACGAGGCTCGGCCGGCTGAACCGATGACCGGGACTTGA
- a CDS encoding zinc-binding dehydrogenase, with amino-acid sequence MEVDEQQQAARALVQRSRRGPKDLTLTTDRRRLTPGVGEYLIRVGAAGVNFADVMQSYGTYGEGPEAPYVAGFEAAGEIVGLGPDIASPLPLGARVVGTGPGAFAQHMTMPAAGVLTVPSGWSDAEALGLVLNWATALAALKPLGEITAGDVVLVHAAAGGVGQAAVRLARHYGARVIATASPGKHATVTALGADEVLDSRRPDLAEEISRLTGGVDLVLESVGRTTFKASLSVTKPFTGRIVVFGAASGDVSLSTRDLVFTHQVHVKGLHIGALAAAAPSVYRWLLAEIEALIAQGVYPPGDPHVHPLAEGPAVLRRLEAGRTCGKHALDPWR; translated from the coding sequence ATGGAGGTCGACGAGCAGCAGCAGGCAGCACGGGCGCTGGTCCAGCGGTCGCGCCGGGGACCGAAGGATCTGACCCTCACGACCGATCGGCGTCGTCTCACACCGGGGGTTGGTGAGTACCTGATCCGAGTGGGTGCCGCCGGGGTCAACTTCGCGGACGTCATGCAGAGCTACGGCACCTACGGAGAAGGTCCCGAGGCACCGTACGTGGCCGGCTTCGAAGCCGCCGGTGAGATCGTGGGCCTCGGGCCGGACATCGCAAGCCCGCTCCCACTCGGCGCCCGCGTCGTCGGCACCGGACCGGGCGCCTTTGCGCAGCACATGACGATGCCGGCCGCGGGTGTCCTGACCGTCCCGTCCGGCTGGAGCGACGCCGAAGCTCTCGGCCTGGTGCTGAACTGGGCAACCGCGTTGGCCGCGCTGAAGCCGCTGGGTGAGATCACGGCCGGTGACGTGGTGCTCGTTCATGCCGCGGCGGGAGGCGTGGGGCAGGCTGCTGTCCGCCTCGCCCGCCACTATGGTGCGCGGGTGATCGCCACGGCGTCACCGGGCAAGCACGCCACCGTCACAGCGCTCGGGGCCGACGAGGTGCTGGACAGCCGCCGGCCCGATCTGGCCGAGGAGATCAGCCGCCTGACCGGTGGTGTGGACCTGGTCCTGGAATCGGTGGGACGCACCACGTTCAAGGCCAGTCTGTCGGTCACCAAGCCCTTCACCGGACGCATCGTCGTGTTCGGTGCCGCCTCCGGCGACGTGAGCCTCAGCACCCGGGACCTGGTCTTCACCCACCAGGTCCACGTCAAGGGCCTGCACATCGGTGCACTGGCGGCCGCCGCCCCGTCCGTCTACCGATGGCTGCTTGCCGAGATCGAGGCACTCATCGCCCAGGGCGTCTACCCGCCAGGTGACCCCCATGTCCATCCGCTGGCCGAGGGACCGGCGGTGCTGCGGCGTCTCGAAGCCGGCCGGACCTGTGGCAAGCACGCCCTCGACCCATGGCGCTAG
- a CDS encoding MarR family transcriptional regulator, translating to MSDLPGSAADLLPLLTRAERLLSRRVGGVLAAESLTIEAWRVLCLLADGLGHPMSEVAAEASLPPGTLTKLVDHLVDRNLVFRRVDPIDRRRIRAYLTARGRREHERLAARIHADLAELTTPADADLAGRLNDLIGQLDPDRRRATAPA from the coding sequence ATGTCAGACCTTCCCGGTTCCGCAGCCGACCTGCTGCCCCTGCTCACCCGCGCCGAGCGGCTGCTCTCGCGCCGGGTCGGCGGGGTGCTCGCCGCCGAGTCGCTCACCATCGAGGCGTGGCGGGTGCTCTGCCTGCTCGCCGACGGCCTCGGCCACCCGATGAGCGAGGTCGCCGCCGAGGCGTCCCTGCCCCCCGGCACGCTGACCAAGCTGGTCGACCACCTCGTCGACCGCAACCTCGTCTTCCGCCGCGTCGACCCGATCGACCGCCGCCGCATCCGCGCCTACCTCACCGCCCGGGGCCGCCGCGAGCACGAGCGCCTCGCCGCGCGGATCCACGCCGACCTCGCCGAGCTGACCACTCCCGCTGATGCCGACCTGGCCGGGCGACTCAACGACCTGATCGGGCAGCTGGACCCGGACCGCCGCCGCGCAACAGCCCCCGCCTGA
- a CDS encoding substrate-binding domain-containing protein: MSAPAPGSGRPQVGEKISAGASWLTVDRGVVSIALVYPMRGPAGMFGPSCELCAQLAVEELNRRGGVLGRELRLVPVDGGAPPAEVAAEVEALVSVGAVQGVTGWHISSVRQAVAPRIAHRVPYVYTALYEGGERTEGVFMTSETPDAQLWPAMRVLAADLGVRRWFVVGNDYVWPRRTTRAAYRYALSSGGRVVGHHFLPLETHDYAEVLRRIERTDADAVLMLLVGADAVRFNRAFARSGLDQRCLRLSTLMDENMLLASGAANTRRLFSTAGFFAGLVTQENLDFHGTFARRFGLEAPPLGSLGESCYEGVMLLAALIAKAGTLDVRAVEATADVVSYDGPRGELRLRRRHVRQRIYLAEADGLDFTVLAEL, translated from the coding sequence ATGTCCGCGCCGGCACCGGGGTCCGGGCGCCCGCAGGTGGGGGAGAAGATCTCCGCCGGGGCGTCCTGGCTGACCGTCGACCGGGGCGTGGTCAGCATCGCGTTGGTCTACCCGATGCGTGGGCCGGCGGGCATGTTCGGCCCGAGCTGCGAACTCTGCGCCCAGCTGGCGGTGGAGGAACTCAACCGGCGCGGTGGGGTCCTCGGCCGGGAGCTGCGACTGGTGCCGGTCGACGGCGGGGCGCCACCGGCGGAGGTGGCCGCCGAGGTCGAGGCGCTGGTGTCGGTGGGCGCGGTGCAGGGCGTCACCGGCTGGCACATCTCGTCGGTCCGGCAGGCGGTGGCGCCGCGCATCGCGCACCGCGTGCCGTATGTCTACACCGCGCTGTACGAGGGTGGGGAGCGTACCGAGGGTGTCTTCATGACCAGCGAGACACCGGACGCGCAGCTGTGGCCGGCGATGCGGGTGCTCGCGGCCGATCTCGGGGTGCGGCGCTGGTTCGTGGTGGGCAACGACTACGTGTGGCCGCGCCGGACCACCCGCGCCGCCTACCGGTACGCGCTGAGCAGTGGCGGCCGGGTGGTCGGGCACCACTTCCTGCCGCTGGAGACGCACGACTATGCCGAGGTGCTGCGCCGGATCGAGCGCACCGACGCCGACGCGGTGCTGATGCTGCTGGTCGGCGCGGACGCGGTGCGGTTCAACCGGGCCTTCGCCCGCTCCGGCCTGGACCAGCGGTGCCTGCGCCTGAGCACCCTGATGGACGAGAACATGCTGCTGGCCAGCGGGGCGGCGAACACCCGGCGGCTGTTCAGCACGGCCGGCTTCTTCGCGGGCCTGGTGACGCAGGAGAATCTCGACTTCCACGGCACCTTCGCCCGCCGCTTCGGGCTGGAGGCGCCGCCGCTGGGCAGCCTGGGTGAGTCCTGTTACGAGGGCGTGATGCTGCTCGCCGCGCTGATCGCCAAGGCCGGCACGCTGGACGTGCGGGCCGTGGAGGCCACCGCCGACGTGGTCTCGTACGACGGGCCGCGTGGTGAGTTGCGGCTGCGTCGCCGGCACGTCCGTCAGCGCATCTACCTCGCCGAGGCCGACGGCCTGGACTTCACCGTCCTCGCCGAGCTGTGA
- the urtA gene encoding urea ABC transporter substrate-binding protein: MTLFRGRRILAGAMTLVAAAALAACGSKTTDGNTGAGVTADVSGDTVKVGLLNSLSGTMAISEVTVRDSITLAIEEINAAGGVLGKKIQPVGEDGASDWPTFAEKAEKLIREDRVAAVFGCWTSASRKAVKPVFEKHKALLFYPVQYEGLEQSPYIFYTGATTNQQIVPGLDYLKAQGATSLYLVGSDYVFPRTANKIIKAYAEANGMRVLGEDYAPLGSTEFGTITNKVKSSGADAVFNTLNGDSNVAFFKEYKSAGLTATSMPVVSVSIAEEEVKSIGTQYLEGQLTAWNYYQTTPGAANEKFVAAYKARYGADKPTSDPMEAAYVSVYLWKAMVEKAGTFDVEKVREVSDGITFEAPEGLVTVDGATQHIAKTARVGKVGADGLITEVWNSGQPITPDPYLKSYPWAGGLS, translated from the coding sequence ATGACACTGTTCCGGGGCCGCCGCATCCTGGCGGGTGCCATGACCCTGGTCGCCGCGGCCGCGCTGGCCGCGTGCGGCAGCAAGACCACCGATGGGAACACCGGTGCCGGAGTCACCGCCGATGTCTCCGGCGACACCGTCAAGGTGGGCCTGCTCAACTCCCTCTCCGGCACCATGGCCATCAGCGAGGTGACCGTCCGCGACTCGATCACGTTGGCGATCGAGGAGATCAACGCGGCCGGGGGCGTGCTCGGCAAGAAGATCCAACCCGTCGGCGAGGACGGCGCGTCGGACTGGCCGACCTTCGCCGAGAAGGCCGAGAAACTGATCCGCGAGGACCGGGTCGCCGCCGTCTTCGGTTGCTGGACCTCGGCCAGCCGCAAGGCCGTCAAGCCCGTCTTCGAGAAGCACAAGGCGTTGCTGTTCTACCCGGTGCAGTACGAGGGCCTGGAGCAGTCGCCGTACATCTTCTACACCGGCGCCACGACGAACCAGCAGATCGTTCCGGGGCTCGACTACCTCAAGGCGCAGGGCGCCACCTCGCTCTACCTCGTCGGTTCCGACTACGTCTTCCCGCGCACCGCCAACAAAATCATCAAGGCGTACGCCGAGGCCAACGGGATGCGGGTGTTGGGGGAGGACTACGCCCCGCTGGGCTCCACCGAGTTCGGCACGATCACGAACAAGGTGAAGTCCTCCGGCGCGGACGCAGTCTTCAACACCCTCAACGGTGACAGCAACGTGGCCTTCTTCAAGGAGTACAAGTCCGCCGGGCTGACCGCCACCAGCATGCCGGTGGTGTCGGTGTCGATCGCCGAGGAGGAGGTCAAGAGCATCGGCACCCAGTATCTGGAGGGCCAGCTGACCGCCTGGAACTACTACCAGACCACCCCGGGGGCGGCGAACGAGAAGTTCGTGGCGGCGTACAAGGCCCGCTACGGCGCGGACAAGCCGACCAGCGACCCGATGGAGGCCGCGTACGTCTCGGTCTACCTGTGGAAGGCGATGGTGGAGAAGGCCGGCACCTTCGACGTGGAGAAGGTCCGGGAGGTCTCCGACGGCATCACCTTCGAGGCGCCCGAGGGTCTGGTCACGGTGGACGGCGCGACCCAGCACATCGCCAAGACGGCCCGCGTCGGCAAGGTCGGCGCGGACGGGCTGATCACCGAGGTCTGGAACTCGGGGCAGCCGATCACCCCCGACCCGTACCTCAAGAGCTACCCGTGGGCCGGCGGCCTGAGCTGA
- the urtB gene encoding urea ABC transporter permease subunit UrtB, with amino-acid sequence MTVLIGQLFTGVSIGAVLLLIALGLALTFGQMGVINLAHGEFIMAGAYTTYVLQQVITAAGWSLLVALPVAFVVAGAMGVLLEFLLIRRLYARPLDTLLVTWGVSLILQQLARDIFGSPNVQTRAPELLTSNIALPGGITVANNRLFILALAIGAVVALTVALRATPLGRRIRAVVQNRDLAAVSGIATARVDRMTFFIGSGLAGIAGVALTLLGPIGPTMGTNLIIDAFLVVVVGGIGQFKGTVIVAFALGVLQATGEYLTTLSVAKVMVFIAIVAFLQWRPQGLFTLRTRSLA; translated from the coding sequence GTGACAGTCCTCATCGGCCAACTCTTCACCGGCGTCAGCATCGGCGCGGTGCTGCTGCTCATCGCGCTCGGCCTGGCCCTCACCTTCGGCCAGATGGGCGTGATCAACCTGGCGCACGGCGAGTTCATCATGGCCGGCGCCTACACCACCTACGTCCTGCAGCAGGTGATCACGGCGGCCGGCTGGTCGCTGCTGGTCGCCCTGCCGGTCGCCTTCGTGGTGGCCGGCGCGATGGGTGTGCTGCTGGAGTTCCTGCTGATCCGCCGCCTCTACGCCCGCCCGCTGGACACGCTGCTGGTCACCTGGGGGGTGTCGCTGATCCTGCAACAGCTGGCCCGGGACATCTTCGGCAGCCCCAACGTGCAGACCCGCGCCCCGGAGCTGCTCACCAGCAACATCGCGCTGCCCGGCGGGATCACCGTGGCCAACAACCGGCTGTTCATCCTCGCCCTGGCGATCGGCGCGGTGGTCGCGCTGACCGTCGCGCTGCGGGCGACGCCGCTGGGCCGCCGGATCCGGGCCGTGGTGCAGAACCGCGACCTGGCCGCCGTCTCCGGCATCGCCACCGCCCGGGTCGACCGGATGACCTTCTTCATCGGCTCCGGGCTGGCCGGCATCGCCGGGGTCGCCCTCACCCTGCTCGGGCCGATCGGACCCACCATGGGCACCAACCTGATCATCGACGCCTTCCTGGTCGTCGTGGTCGGCGGGATCGGCCAGTTCAAGGGGACCGTGATCGTCGCCTTCGCCCTGGGTGTGCTCCAGGCCACCGGCGAGTATCTGACCACCCTCAGCGTCGCCAAGGTGATGGTCTTCATCGCCATCGTCGCGTTCCTCCAGTGGCGACCCCAGGGCCTGTTCACCCTGCGCACCAGGAGTTTGGCATGA
- the urtC gene encoding urea ABC transporter permease subunit UrtC, with product MTTVARDPVTAADPAPPSTPAAGPSRHRFRAVAGFAFGAALLFAVAPLVLSDFRLSLLAKYLCVAMVAVGIGLAWGRGGMLALGQGVFFGLGGYAMAMHLKLADAGPGNMPDFMLLYGQLDELPLWWRPFASPWFALPATVLLPMAVAFVLGSLVFRRRVRGAYFAILSQALAAAMVILLIGQQGTTGGTNGLTDIQGFFGYDLDDPVNQRMVYFIIAGTLLALLVLTRHLMQSRYGELLVAVRDGEERVRFLGYDPATVKLVAYVVAAGMAGLAGALFVPAVGIISPALIGIVPSIEFVIGVAVGGRATLLGPVLGAVAVAWARTALSERFPGGWTYLQGLLFVVVVAFLPGGLASLIGLARRRAGEPPGGLRGRLRRGRRGVSA from the coding sequence ATGACCACCGTCGCCCGAGATCCCGTCACCGCCGCCGATCCCGCGCCACCGTCGACACCGGCGGCCGGGCCGTCCCGGCACCGGTTCCGCGCCGTCGCCGGCTTCGCCTTCGGTGCCGCGCTGCTGTTCGCCGTCGCACCGCTGGTGCTCTCCGACTTCCGGCTGTCGCTGCTGGCCAAGTATCTCTGCGTGGCCATGGTCGCGGTCGGCATCGGCCTGGCCTGGGGGCGCGGCGGCATGCTCGCCCTCGGCCAGGGCGTGTTCTTCGGCCTCGGTGGCTACGCGATGGCCATGCACCTCAAGCTCGCCGACGCGGGCCCCGGCAACATGCCCGACTTCATGCTGCTGTACGGGCAGCTCGACGAGCTGCCACTGTGGTGGCGGCCGTTCGCCAGCCCGTGGTTCGCCCTACCCGCCACGGTACTGCTGCCGATGGCGGTCGCCTTCGTGCTCGGCTCGCTGGTCTTCCGCCGCCGGGTCCGGGGCGCCTACTTCGCCATCCTCAGCCAGGCGCTCGCCGCCGCCATGGTGATCCTGCTGATCGGCCAGCAGGGCACCACCGGCGGCACCAACGGCCTCACCGACATCCAGGGCTTCTTCGGCTACGACCTGGACGACCCGGTCAACCAGCGGATGGTCTACTTCATCATCGCCGGCACCCTGCTGGCGTTGCTGGTGCTGACCCGGCACCTGATGCAGAGCCGCTACGGCGAGCTGCTGGTGGCCGTCCGCGACGGGGAGGAACGGGTCCGCTTCCTCGGGTATGACCCGGCCACCGTCAAGCTCGTCGCGTACGTGGTCGCCGCCGGCATGGCGGGGCTGGCCGGTGCGCTCTTCGTCCCGGCGGTGGGCATCATCTCGCCGGCGCTGATCGGGATCGTCCCGTCCATCGAGTTCGTCATCGGTGTCGCCGTCGGAGGCCGGGCCACGCTGCTCGGGCCGGTCCTCGGCGCGGTCGCGGTGGCGTGGGCGCGTACCGCACTGTCGGAACGCTTTCCGGGCGGTTGGACGTACCTGCAGGGGTTGCTGTTCGTGGTGGTGGTGGCGTTCCTGCCCGGCGGCCTGGCCTCGCTGATCGGCCTGGCCCGCCGCCGCGCCGGAGAGCCGCCCGGCGGACTGCGCGGCCGACTGCGGCGGGGCCGGCGGGGGGTGTCCGCGTGA
- the urtD gene encoding urea ABC transporter ATP-binding protein UrtD, translating to MTGQLHGLYVRDLRVSFDGFTAVDGVSLDVAPGDIRFLIGPNGAGKTTLVDAVTGLVRATGSVRFGDRELLGRPVHRISRLGVGRTFQTSTVFEELTVLQNLDIAAGARRSWATLLRRRHGVPDEVAEALDVIGLTSRAEQLAGTLAHGQKQWLEIGMLLVQDARLLLLDEPVAGMSHEERDATGQLLERVSRDRTVVVIEHDMDFLRRFARTVTVLHAGRVLSEGTVAQVQADPRVQEVYLGHPVDAGTAPTPTEA from the coding sequence GTGACCGGGCAGCTGCACGGGCTCTACGTGCGTGACCTGCGGGTCAGCTTCGACGGGTTCACCGCGGTCGACGGGGTGTCCCTCGACGTGGCGCCCGGCGACATCCGGTTCCTCATCGGCCCCAACGGCGCCGGCAAGACCACCCTGGTCGACGCGGTCACCGGGCTGGTGCGGGCCACCGGGTCGGTACGCTTCGGCGACCGGGAACTGCTCGGCCGGCCGGTGCACCGGATCAGCCGCCTCGGGGTCGGCCGTACCTTCCAGACCTCGACGGTGTTCGAGGAACTGACCGTGCTGCAGAACCTGGACATCGCCGCCGGGGCCCGGCGGAGCTGGGCGACGCTGCTGCGCCGCCGGCACGGCGTGCCCGACGAGGTGGCCGAGGCCCTCGACGTCATCGGCCTGACCAGCCGGGCAGAGCAACTCGCCGGCACCCTCGCGCACGGGCAGAAGCAGTGGCTGGAGATCGGCATGCTGCTCGTCCAGGACGCCCGGCTGCTCCTGCTCGACGAGCCGGTGGCCGGGATGAGCCACGAGGAACGCGACGCCACCGGGCAACTGCTGGAGCGGGTCAGCCGGGACCGCACGGTGGTGGTGATCGAGCACGACATGGACTTCCTGCGGCGCTTCGCGCGTACCGTCACGGTGCTGCACGCCGGCCGGGTGCTCAGCGAGGGCACCGTCGCGCAGGTGCAGGCCGACCCGCGCGTGCAGGAGGTCTACCTCGGCCACCCGGTGGACGCCGGGACGGCCCCGACGCCGACGGAGGCATGA
- the urtE gene encoding urea ABC transporter ATP-binding subunit UrtE: MRGVHAGYGRSQVLHGVDVEVPGDGVATVLGHNGAGKSTLLRVAAGLLRPGAGVVELDGEDITRLAPHDRVARGIAYVPQGQQCFPHLTAAENLRLVADGRRDGAAATSDVLDLFPALRPLLRRRAGLLSGGQRQQLAIARALITRPRLLMLDEPTEGIQPSVVTEIQDRIVALIAQTGFSVLLVEQHLGFALRVADRYHVLESGRVTSAGDGGATAEHRVREALAV, translated from the coding sequence ATGCGTGGCGTGCACGCCGGCTACGGGCGCAGCCAGGTGCTGCACGGCGTCGACGTCGAGGTGCCCGGCGACGGGGTCGCCACGGTGCTCGGCCACAACGGCGCCGGCAAGTCCACCCTGCTGCGGGTGGCCGCCGGTCTGTTGCGGCCCGGCGCGGGAGTGGTCGAACTGGACGGCGAGGACATCACCCGGCTCGCCCCGCACGACCGGGTCGCCCGGGGGATCGCCTACGTGCCCCAGGGGCAGCAGTGCTTCCCACATCTGACCGCCGCCGAGAACCTGCGCCTGGTCGCTGACGGTCGCCGGGACGGGGCCGCGGCAACGTCCGACGTGCTGGATCTGTTCCCGGCGCTGCGCCCGCTGCTGCGCCGGCGGGCCGGGCTGCTCTCCGGGGGCCAGCGCCAGCAGCTGGCCATCGCCCGGGCGCTGATCACCCGGCCCCGGCTGCTGATGCTCGACGAGCCGACCGAGGGCATCCAGCCCTCGGTGGTGACCGAGATCCAGGACCGGATCGTGGCGCTGATCGCGCAGACCGGATTCAGCGTGCTCCTCGTCGAGCAGCACCTCGGGTTCGCGCTTCGGGTGGCCGACCGCTACCACGTGCTGGAGTCGGGCCGGGTCACCTCCGCCGGAGACGGTGGCGCCACGGCGGAACACCGCGTCCGGGAAGCCCTCGCCGTCTAG
- a CDS encoding Rieske (2Fe-2S) protein, whose protein sequence is MNHEQAGCCRSRRALLAGTGAVGVAALTGCATYGQPAAAPAPPAAPTAGAGPSGSASPGDDADPGAPALATLADIPVGGGQIFADAGVVVTQPTEGTIKAYSATCTHQGCTVTSVSDGTIVCACHNSVFDIADGSVRSGPAGAPLPAANVTVDGDAIRLA, encoded by the coding sequence ATGAACCACGAGCAGGCCGGCTGTTGCCGGTCGCGACGAGCCCTGCTGGCCGGCACCGGTGCGGTAGGCGTGGCCGCGCTGACCGGCTGCGCGACGTACGGCCAGCCGGCGGCGGCACCCGCCCCGCCGGCCGCCCCGACCGCCGGTGCCGGCCCGTCGGGCTCCGCCAGCCCGGGCGACGACGCGGACCCGGGCGCGCCGGCGCTGGCCACCCTGGCCGACATCCCGGTGGGTGGCGGGCAGATCTTCGCCGACGCCGGCGTGGTGGTGACCCAACCGACCGAGGGGACCATCAAGGCGTACTCGGCCACCTGCACCCACCAGGGTTGCACGGTCACCTCGGTCTCCGACGGCACCATCGTCTGCGCCTGCCACAACAGCGTGTTCGACATCGCCGACGGTTCGGTGCGCAGTGGCCCGGCGGGTGCGCCGCTGCCCGCCGCGAACGTCACCGTCGACGGGGACGCCATCCGACTGGCCTGA
- a CDS encoding DUF6529 family protein, whose product MSQHRQAGGRTMRWESEPMIEVTHDFGGPPPRTPRRPDSLLVPLLVGAAVAVALGVYGRTHTPTGIAVNVAGFSSPLTVKVWLGTAAAFFAVLQLLSALSMWGRLGGFSPSWAASAHRWSGRIAFLLTVPVAVHCLYALGFADYDTRTLLHSLLGCFFFGAFATKMLTLPKRGLAGWVLPVIGGVVFVVLIGVFLTSSVWYFTTFGIQF is encoded by the coding sequence ATGTCCCAGCACCGCCAGGCGGGCGGGCGCACGATGCGCTGGGAGTCGGAGCCGATGATCGAGGTAACGCACGACTTCGGCGGCCCGCCGCCGCGAACACCGAGGCGGCCGGACTCGCTGCTGGTGCCGTTGCTCGTCGGGGCGGCGGTAGCGGTGGCGCTCGGCGTCTACGGTCGCACCCACACCCCGACCGGCATCGCCGTCAACGTGGCCGGTTTCTCCTCGCCGCTGACGGTGAAGGTGTGGCTCGGTACCGCGGCGGCGTTCTTCGCCGTCCTCCAGCTGCTGTCCGCGCTGTCCATGTGGGGCCGGCTCGGCGGGTTCTCCCCGTCCTGGGCCGCCTCGGCGCACCGCTGGTCGGGCCGGATCGCCTTCCTGCTCACCGTCCCGGTCGCCGTGCACTGCCTGTACGCGCTCGGCTTCGCCGACTACGACACCCGTACGCTGCTGCACTCCCTGCTGGGCTGTTTCTTCTTCGGTGCGTTCGCCACCAAGATGCTGACGCTGCCCAAGCGCGGCCTCGCCGGCTGGGTGCTGCCGGTGATCGGCGGAGTCGTCTTCGTCGTCCTGATCGGTGTCTTCCTGACCTCGTCCGTCTGGTACTTCACCACGTTCGGCATCCAGTTCTGA